ACGGCCTTCGTGACGGCTCCGGGGGACGGGCGCACCATGATCACTCTTAAGAAAGAAGCCTTCACCGCGTGGGGCAAGGAAGTCGGCGGCCTGCGGGCGGGGCTGGAGGTCCAGGGGGAGCGGGCGTACCGCCTCGGCGAGGCGGTCACGCTTTTTGTCCGGGTCCGGAACGTCGGGGCGGAGACGGTGAAGTTCGCGTACATCCGGCAGTACCTGGACGAGAACCCGCCCGGCGTGACGGGTGCCGACGGGAAGTCGATCCCGCAGGCAACGTCAGAGGTCATGGGGCAGGTCCACGTTCCGGTCGCCGTGGCCCTGGAACCGGGCAAGGAAATCGTGCTCGAAACGCGGATTCACGGGGCGGCTGGAGTGCCGTATGAACTCCGGCCGGCGGGCGGCGGGGGAACGCCCGCGACTCGGGACCACCCGCTCAAAGTCGGGACCGGGAAGGTCACTGTCCAGTACGAGCGGGTGTTCGGCAACTCCTCGATCGGGAGGATCAAGATCGACCCGGCGATTGCCGGACTCGCCACGGGGAAACTGGAAATTGAGGTGGCCGAGCCCGAGCCCGTCGAGAAGGGGCCGATCCAACTGCCGACGGGCCAGGGGTTCCGGGAACTTAAGGGGAAGGATCGGGAGGCATACGAGACGACCAACGCGTGGCTCGAGGAGCGCCTCAAGGAAGCCCAGTCGATCAAGGTCGGCAGCACCTACGCCGACGTGTGCGTGTATTTCCGCATCGACGGCGGGCTCGCCCCCGTGGGGAAGGCCCGGTACGTCAACATCCTGTGCCCGCTCCTGAAAATCGACGTCGAGTTCGAGCCGGTGAAGGGCGGCCCCCTGCCACCGGCGGCGAAGGTGGCCAAGGTGTCCCGCCCGTACTTCGAGCGGGAGTACCTGGATTGATGACGTCCCCTGCGGACGACGCGGGGATCGGTGAGAGGCGGAGCCAATGGGTCAGGAGCCCTGGCACCCCGGCCGCGGTGAACCCGGCAGCGACGGTCGCGATCAGTTGAAACTCGTCCATGCGTCATCGTTCCTGGTTGAGAAGCCCGATCGGCGCACGGAGTGCCGTTGTCCGTACCGAGTGCGCGATGGGGGGGCGGGCTTGTTCTCCAATCAGCTCCAGAATTCGGTCTCCACCGATGGCGCGAACGTACACGTCCCTGCTGATGGTGACGCCGCGCAAATGGAATTTAGTGGAGGCGATCTCGGGCGGCGCGAGTCGCAATTTCGGGACCGAACCCGGACGATCGGTCGTCGCGGCGATCCGAGTGGAATCGCTCAAATGCGCCTGATTATGCGCTGGAGGAAGTTTGACGGGTGTGCCGGTGTCGGGTAGGCTAATCAGCCAATCGAGAAGCCAAGCGTCCCGCACTTATCGCCGCGGGCGCGTGCTCCCGCCGATACTCCGAGACCGGGAGAATGCCCTTCCAAGGCGACCCACCCCCGAGGATCCGCTCGTGCGATTATGCGCAATCATTGTGGCGATGGCGGGCACCGTCCTCATCGCCTCCGAAACGGGCATCGCTCAACCGCCCGGTGGCCCCAGGCCGAAGCAAAAAGAAAAATTGGGAGGCCCCGGGGCAGGGGGAAAGGGCGGGAAAGCGGCCCCGAAGATCGAGCCCGCAACCGAACCCAAGGTCGAGCCGAAAGCCGCCGCGCCGAAAACCGCGGTCCCGACACTCGATGAGCGGCTGTTCGCACTGTATGCGGTGGAGGATCTGATTAATGACATGCGCCGGCCGCGCGGCTTCCCGGAACTCAAGACGCGCGTGGTCTACCACCGCCTGGTCTACGATATTCTCCGGCGGCACGTCGAGGAGAAGAACGAGAAGGAGTGGCGCGACCCGGAGTTCATGGCGATCTTCCAAGTTTACGACGCTCGTTTGAGTGCCGTGTCGCAGGGGGCCAAAGAACTCTACGACTCGATGGACCGGTCCCAGGCGGCTCTCAAGCGCAAGGTGGACGAGGCCGCCGTGCAGGCCCTTACGACCGGACTGGCGTACAGCTTCCGTTCGGCCGTAGAAGGTGACAGCGACGCGATGGTGTTCCTGACCGGCGCACTCGCGGCAAACGAGGCCCGCGCCGGAAAGCAGCCGGAAGTGGATGCCCTAAAGAAGCAACTCACGGAGAAGCTGACCAAAACGGTTGCCGGCTTTAAGACCTTGTACGCCGATGAGATGGGCACCGCCGCTAAGAACTTCCAGGCCGGGGTCGAAAAGAGCAAGTGGCGCGACAACGATTTCGTGTTCCGCCTCCCGAAGGGGGCGACCAGCCGCAACCCGTTCGTCGAGGTGTGGCGCGCGGAGGCGTTCTGCAACGGGGCCGCAGCGGTACCGGTGCTCGTGAAGCAATCCGAGGAATGCGCCCGCGCGGCGGAAACGGTCCCGTCCGGGGCCGCGTTCGACCCGTTCCGCACGATCTTCCTCAGCGTCGCGGGGCGCCTGGCGAATAAGGCGGCCGAAAAGGATCTCGGGGCCGTCGGGTTCCCCGCGAGCGCCGCGGCGGCCCCGAAGTCGGGCGCACTGGCACGGGACATTTGGTCGAATTACCTCGCGGTGGAGAAGATCGACCGGAACATCAACGACAGCGTCGTCCGCCAGGCGTTTCTGGCGAGTGCGTATGCGGGTAACTTTGACGAGGCGGTGAAGACGGTCGAGTCGCGGGCCGGGACGCAAAGCAACAGGGCTTACCCGAACCGGGCACCCGTTTACGAACCGACCGCGAGTTACTCGTCCAATCCCGTTTTTTGGTACGACGCCGCGCGGGTCGCCAGTGTCGCGGGGAAGGCGCCGTTTGCAATGAAGTGCTTGACGATCGCGGTCAAGGAAGGGTTCAACGACGCGGACGCCGCCAAGTTCTGCCCCGACCTGGAACGAGTCCGCACCGACGAGAAAACTAAGGCGCTGTTCAACAATTTATTCGAGAAGAAGGGCCGTCGCTGATTATCCGCGTGACGTGGTAAGCTATCTTTCGTGACCGGGTCACGCGCGAGATTTCGCGGGCGTGCTGCCGCGCCGGGTGTTGGATCTGGGCCGTCCACTGGGATCGCGCTTGGCGCCTTAGCCGGGCGCGGAAGCGATCGGTTGCCAACCCGCGCAACGTTGTCGGACATGATCGACCACCGCGTGCGCGGGGCGGCGGCACGTCTCGGGCGCGGACATCAACCCGCCCTGCAGCTTCGCGCCCGCGGCCGTCCGGTTCTCGCCCCACCTTCCGGTCCACCATCGGCCGAATCGCCTTCTCGGCCTTCCAGTTGGTCGGCTCGATTCGTGGGCCAAGCACGAACGCGAATCGCCGAACCATCTGTACCCTTGGCCGTCTTCACCTGCTCGGACCTGAGCATCCGCCGGTGCCGCACCTCCTACTGCATGGCGGGCGAGAAGCGGTACCAACCCCGATCAAAAGAGCTGTTGCGGAGCTCCGTTGCGACGTTGTGGCGAATGTGTTTACATCTTTCGGGCGCCAATCCGGTACGCGGTTTAGTCGATGATCTGGGCCGCCGACCCAGATCATCGACTAAATCGTCACCCGAACCCGGACAAGCTCCGTGGTAATAATGGCGATGATCTGGGCCGGCGCCGCACTGAGCGGAACTTCAGCGGCACCACGTTGATTCCACTGGCGAGCCGATCCGCTGATTTTGTAACTCCAGTTCAGCTCCTGATACATGAACCCGGAACCGCTGCCTCATTTGGTGGTTTTCCGCTTGGGCCGCCCCTCGATGATGCTTTTGACCTTGTGGCGGACGGTCTGGAAGTAGCTCAAACTGGCCCGGAGCGAGGTTTTCAGGTCGCCCGGGGTGTCGAACAGGCGGTTGTGCGTCGCGCGCCTGCGGAGCTTCTTCCAGAACCGCTCGATCGGGTTGAGTTGCGGGCTGTAGCTCGGTAACCACTTGAACTCCAGGTGCGGGTTCTCGTGCATCGCCTCATCGATCGGCCGGCCCCGGTGCCACGGGGCGCTATCGATCAACAGCACCACCCGTGGGTGCTTCTCCGGGGATACATGTGACCGATGTGACGCAGGTGATCGGCGAACGCCGCCTGCATCCGGCGGGTCTTGCCCGGCCCCGTGTTCTTCTTGGTATTCTTCGGGTTTTCCAGCGTGTTGGCGTGGACCGCCGCCGTGACCAGGTTGACGACCTCGAACACGTATAGCAGATCCTTGCAGTCCCGGGTGCCGACCGTGGGCCGGTGGCCCTTCACTCCCAACGTCGCGCACAGGGGCGGGACCATCGGGAACCGGGCCTCATCCGGGCTCAACAGGACGATCTCCCCGGCCGCCGCCCGTTTCCCAGTTCCGCGATCTCCGGCCGGCCCCCGGCCTGCTCGATCGGGTCGCCTCGCTCGTGGCGGTACGTCGGTCGATAGAGACGAATGTCGATCTTGGAACAGAACCGCTGGGCGGCACTGCGGGAGGTGCGGATGCCCTGGGTCTTGAGCAGGTGGCCGGCCCGTTCCTCGTGGGTCCAGTTGGCCCGGTCCGGTCCCTGTTCGGCCGGCCCCGCGATCACCCAACTCTTGACCTCGTCGGCCAGGGACACCGGGATGTGGCCGGGCTTGCCCGCGGCCTTCTTGGGGCGATGTCCTATCGGGTCCGTCGGCGCAGTAGGCGTTGAGCCACCGGGAGACGGTGCGTCGGTGAATCCCCAGGTCGGCGGCGATGCCCTGTCGGGCGCGGCCGCGGTGGGCCATGAGTACGATCTGGAGCCGGTCCCGGAGCTTACGGTCCGCCGTCGCGCGGAACAGGACTTCGAGGCGTTCCGCCTCGGCCGAAGGCAACTGGATGCGAATCAGGGTGAGGTCTCCAACAGAGGGGCATCCCTCTCCACGCATCGCGCTCGTTCACCGTTGAGCAGCCGAGCGGTCGAGATGTGCTTGGCCTCGGCGAATCGGGTGCGGGGCGTCGTCGGCTTCTTCGGCCCCCGGACCGCCTTCCGATACCGGCTCAGGTTCGCACCTCGGGCCAGTCCGACCAACCACTCGGCCATCCGACCGACCACCCGCCGATCTCGACCCACGTCTCGGCCGGGATCGCGATCCACAGCCCCGGGCACGCCCCCGACACCTCCAGCGCCAGGTGGTAATCCGACACTCCAACCGTGACCGACGCCCCGTGGGTCGCCGCAACGCGCCCTTCACCCCGGCGTACACGCTCCCGGCCGCCAACGCCACGCCGAACCCGAACACCGCCGCCGGCGGGTACCCGAGCGCGTTCACCTCGCACTTGAGCACCGTCGTCAACCGTAGGAACAGCCCCTCGACGGACCACCGACCCCGGTACAACTCGGCCACGGCCGCCGCGACCGCAACCCCGGCCGGCAAGTTGGTCAGGATTTCGATCACCCGGTCCCCGTCCCGGGTCGTCCAACGTCAGCCGCACCCGCCGAATCGACAACCCAGTCCCGCCCGGCTCGACCAACCAAATGGTCTGCTCATCCAGTGCCCCGGTGTCAGTCCTCCCGGCCGAGACCCACTCCGATTCCCGCTCCCAAATCAGGGTCGCGGCGCGCCGGCGGATGACGAAGACGCCCTTCCGTCGGGCGACCCCGAACAGGAACCCGGTGGTGCAGAAGTTCCGGCCCGCGACCCACACGTCGCCCGCGGCCACGGTCTCCAAGATCGGGTCGAGCAGGGACCGCTCCTGGGTGTGCCCGTCCTGGCATGGGACCACGTCGATGGCCAGCCCGAGGGCCGGGTCGAGGACCGCTCAGGATGGTGCCGGGGCACGGAACGCACGCTCCGCCGCGCGGTACCTTCAACCAATTGCCTACCACTTCACACTTAACCCCAAGTTGATCCCCTGCACCCAGGTATTCGTCTGCCGCATCACGAACGCCGGGCGCGCCGGTCCGGTGCCAGCAGGGGCACCCGGAAGCAGGTTCGGGTTCACCACGAGGTCGATCTGGTCGCCCGCGCGAGCCACATCGGTTAGCAGCAGAAACGAATACCCAGCAGAGACACTGATGCGGTCCGTCAGGCGGCACCCGAGGTGCAAATCGAGTTCGGGAATCAGAGTGAAACTCGAGGAACGGTAAGTACCGATGTTGCTCGTTTGGGCGAGCAAGCCCCCGGGTCGCGTGACAGAGGCGAGCCCCGGCACATCGTTCCGCGTGGCGCCGAAGACGGTCACTTCACGGTTCGTGGCGCCGAGGTCGAGGCGCGTCGTCAACTCCGCGCTGAACGCCCCCCCGCCGCCCGACAAAAGCCGCGCCGAGGCTCGCCCCGTGGAAGCGGTTCTCGGTGCGGAACGAATCGAAGACCGTGATCTGTGTTCCGGGTACGAACGGTGCTCCCGGGGAGAGGTTCTCCCGAACCGCGAGCTGATCGTTGAGGCCGAAGTAGCGGTAGCCCGCGAGCACGTCGACGCGGTAACTGGTGTCGCACCCCGTGCCGCAGCACACGGGAACCCGCACCAGCGCGTCGGCGCCCGTGACCCCCGTTGTGCTCGCGCTCCCGGTGACGAACCCGGGGACCAGCTCGAAGGCCAGTTGCCCGGTGTTCGCGTTGATAAAGGGCCGGCCGGTGGGCTGGGCCGGGAGCCCGGAGCCGAACTGGTCAAGAGATCGGGCGGGGGCGAGGAAGAAGTAGCTTCCCTGGAGTGCGAAATGGCAGTCGTCGAACCACACACCGAACTCGGTACGCGCGCCCGCCCGCATTTCGTCGTTCAGCCGCGATCCGCCGAAGCGTACCGCCGGCGGATTGCCCCCCTGAGTGACCAGCGGCGGGGTCCGCATTCCTTGCCCCCACCATAGTAGGGCGTCCGTGTGCCACCACGCGCGCGGGCACTCGCAGCACGACGTGCGGACGTCTTGCTTACAATCCGGAATGCAGTCCGCGAGCGATCCCGTGGGTGGGTCTTTCATAGCCGGCCGCGCGTCCGAGACGGGAGCGGGTGTGGCCGGCGGCGCGCTCGGCTCTTCTGCGCGTACAGTTCCCGCGAACAGGGGCGCCGCCAGAAGCGCCCAGTACAACCGACGCATAGAACGCCCCTCATATTGACGCGGGCGCCATACTTATCGGAATTACGCGGTCGGCCCGATTAATCGAATCTGCCGCGCCGGTCACAGCCGGCGCCGCCGAGCGAACCAAAGTAGGGATTCGGCAAGATCGACCCCGGAACCAGGGGCGGCTAAAAAGCTGTCGACTTCGATTCCACCGTCGAACGCCTTCACGTGATTGGTACCAGCGGCGAGCGTAATCAGTTCGTTCCGCCCGTTCCCGTCCGCGTCACCCGCCGCGAATCGAACGCCCCCGGTGTGACCAGAGTAGGCGTAAAAGCTCTGTTGCAAGCTCTCGCCCGCGAAGACTTTCACATGGGAACTCTGTGTCGCCGCGCCAATGAACAGGCGGGCCGGTAAACCCGTCGGCGGCTCGAAGGTGAAGGTGATGTCGCCGGTGAACCCGTCGAACGCCAGGAGGCTCCGCACCAGCGCGCCCGTCAGCCCGTCGAACACTTTCACGTGTGACGAGCCGTGGAGCGGGGCTACCGCCACGTCCGCTCGCCCGTCGCTGGTATCGTCCCCCGCGGCCACCTGAACCCCGCCCGAATAACCCGCGAAGGACATGAAGCTGGCCAGTACCGCTCCTGTTCGGCCACTGAACACTTTTACGTGACTGGAGCCGCTCGCGGTACCGACCACGATGTCGGCGAATCCGTCCCCGTCCACGTCGCCGGTCGCGAGCGACACCCCACCGGTAAATCCCTCGAACGCCAGGAAGCTCCGCACCAGCGCGCCCGTCAGCCCGTCGAGCACCTTCACGTGACTCGACGGGCTGACGGGAGCGACCAGCACGTCCGCAAACCCGTCGCCAGTTACGTCGCCCTGCGCGAACCGCAGTGTGCCACTGTAACCGGGGAACGGGTCGATTGTGAGTCGCGGGGAGGCGGCCCCGTGTCGTACACCTGCGCGGTCGAACCCGCCGGCGCGCGCGTGACGAGTAGCGCGGGCAAAAGCGTGCCCGCGGCCGTCGGGGGCACGGGGGCCAAAACCGGGTTCACATCGGTCACACCGCTCCCGGGCGGGCCGAACAGCGCCGACAGGTCCGTGCTGGACAGGAGCCAGAATTTGCTCGGGTCGATGAGCCCGAGTTCGCCGAAGTCGTAGTTCGTCCCGCGCTGTTGTAACCCGACCGGGATCGTGGTGATGATGTCGTTGCCCGCGATCCCGCCCAGGGTGCCGGCGCGGTCGAGGCCGTCCATCAGGTTCGGGGGCTGCGTCTCGGTCAGCACATACGTCCCGCCGAACATACCGCGGAAGAGGTAGTTCCCGTTCCCGTCCGTCACGACGAGGGCGAGCACCGTGCGCCCGGCGAGGTCGGTTCCCGTGAGCGCGACCGTTGCGCCGGGAACCCCCATCTCGCCGGGGTCGCGAACGCCGTTGTTGTTGGTGTCGATGTACACCGAGCCGGCGAGACTGGAGTTCGCGGCCAACTCGCCGAAGTTGAACGGCCCGCGGATCGGGAACGGGTCGAGTTCCACGTTGTCGAACCGGTCGTTGCCCACGATTACGGTGAACGGCGGATTCGGGTCGCCGTTCTGCTCGCGCCCGTCGATGTAACCCGCGGGCTGCGTCTCGACGAACGTGTACAGGCCCGGCGGGAGGATCGGGAACTCCCACCGGCCGGCGCCGTTAGTGAAGACCGTCAGCGCGCCGCCGGGGATGTCGGACGCGGTCAGCAGGCGCTCCAACGGGGTGCCGGTGAACGCGACCCCGGACACGGTGACCGCGACACCCGCGATGCCCGGCTCGCCCGATTCCAGCACCGCGTTGTCGTTCAGGTCAACGTAGACGAAGCCGAACGGGTCCGCGGGCGGGTTCTCGCCGAAGTTGTACTCGGTGCCGTCGTCACCGATGCCGAGCGCGACTTGGAGCTGGTTCTTCGCGGGCGACGAGCCCCGCGGCGCGCCCGCGACCGTTCCGACCGTATCGAGCCCGTCGTAGAACCCGCTTTGACCCGCATCAAAGACCGACGGCGGTTGAACCTCCCGAACGGTGTAAGTGCCCTCGGGCAACAGGTCGAAGAGGTACCCGCCCAGCGCGCCGGTGGTGGCGGTTCGCGGGAGCAGCGGGTTGCCGAGCGGGTCCGTGCCGGTGAGGACCAGCGTCACCCCGGCGATGCCGGTTTCCGGCTTCGCGCCGGTCGGCTCGCGCAGGCCGTTGATGCTGAAGTCGCGGTACACGAACCCCGTAAGCGCTGCCCCCAGGTAAGCGCCCGCGTCCACCGTGTTGTTCGTTTCTCCGATGGCGAGGGTGACCGGCGCCCGGCCGAGGGTGCGGCTGGCGTCGCTGTCGATCGTGTCGTCCGCCCCGACATTAAGGAGCGTGAAGACGTACCCGACCGGCGCGGTAAACTGCACCGTGTACGAACCCGGGCGCAGGTTGGCGAACGAGTACAGCCCGCCGCCACTCGTGGTTGTGGTGAGCGAGAACGATGAACCGTCCGGGTTCGTGCCCGCGAGGGTGACCGGCAACCCGCCGAGACCCGGTTCGCCGACGTCCTGGAGGCCGTTACCATTGAGGTCGTGCCACACAAAATCGCCGACCGTCGCCGGCGGCAGTTCACCGAAGTTGTAGTTCGCGGCGGCCGCGTTCGAGCCGAGCGGGATCGCAATTCCGGTGATCGCGTCCGCGTCGCGCGGGGTGCCACCCAGGGTGCCGGCGCCCCCGAAGAGTGTACCGGGCGTGTCGCGGCCATCGGCCCGGTTCACCGGCTGGTTCACCTGAGTGATGACGTACCCCCCGGGGCCGCTCGGACGCAACCCGGTGAAGCTGTAGGTTCCGGTCGTCGTCACGACCTGCACGCTCACCGCGTTCCCGATGTGGTCGGTGCCGGTCAGTGTCATCGTGACGGAGCCGGTGATGAGCGCCTCGCCCGCCCCCGGCTCGTAGATCCCGTTGTCGTTGAGGTCGGCGTAGATGAACCCGCCGATGCTGCTGCTGTTGACCGTGACCTGGGCCGGGTCGCTGTCGTTGTAGGCCCGGCCGCCGAGGAACTGGAAGTAGCTGGTGTAGTCGAGCGTGGCAGTGTTCGGAACGACGGCCCCCGGCAGCGGGGCGCCGGTCAGCCGGGCCTGATAAGTGATCGTCAGCGTCTCGCCGAGGGCGAGCAGGGCGACCACGGTCACGGTCGTGTCCCCGGTCCCGTTCCCGTTACTGACGAGGGCAACCGACGAGCCGGAAGCCGTAACGGTACCGGGAATCAGTTCCAGGTTGCCCGCGTTCAGCAGGTCCCGCACGGCCACTTCAAACGCGGGCGCGGTGGATTGGGGCAGGTGGGTGACGGTCACGGTGTAGGTGAGCACGTCCCCGGCGTCGGCACTGGCGGGCGACACGGACTTCTGGATGTCCAGTGCGGGCTCGACGATGTCGGCCACTGCGGTGTCGGAGATCGTACCGAATCCGTAGTTGAGCGTGGCGGTGTTGGTCACCTGCTGGCCGGAGACGTTTTCCGGCAGATCGGTGACCCGCCCGACCACGTCTACGACGATCTGATCGCGCGCGTCGGTGACGTTGTCGGGCGCGTTGACCACCGTTCCGAAGTTGAACGTAACTGTGGAACCGGCAACGACACCCGGCGCACCGACCGCCAGGGCGCTACCGGAGATGTTCCCGCCGATCGCGACCACCCGGGCCGATCCGAACACGACCGTCCCGCCGAACATCGTCGGCAGCAGGTCCATCAGATTCAGCGTCGAGGTGCCCTCGGGCACCGTAATGGTGAGTCGGTAGGTGACGGACTCGCCGACGGTCAGGTCGACGAGGGTCGGGTCGAACTGGTCGCTGCCGGTCAACGGGGTGCCGGTGCTGAGGATGTTCTTGTCCAGATCCGGGGTGACGATCGTGAGCGCGGCCGACGTGCTGCCGGAGTAGTCGTTGATGCCCCCGGAACCGTTCCGCTCACCGTCGGACGCGCCCGACGCGCCCGGCGTGACGGAATCCGTAGGGTTCACCAGCGTCCCGTTGCCGGGTAAACTGGTCCACGTCACGTTCGCGGTGTTCGTAATGGTTTCGCCCGACTGAACGCCCGCGGTCAAAACGACCTCGTACAAGACGCTAATCACGTCACCGGGATCGACACGGGCGAGTGTCACATCCGCGGTGGCGCCGGTCGAATTGTTTGTGAACCCTGCCACGAGTTGGACGCCGTTTCGGAACACGACGATACTGGCCGGGTCGATGACCATCTTGCCA
The Gemmata palustris DNA segment above includes these coding regions:
- a CDS encoding BBP7 family outer membrane beta-barrel protein, with amino-acid sequence MTVFGATRNDVPGLASVTRPGGLLAQTSNIGTYRSSSFTLIPELDLHLGCRLTDRISVSAGYSFLLLTDVARAGDQIDLVVNPNLLPGAPAGTGPARPAFVMRQTNTWVQGINLGLSVKW
- a CDS encoding transposase, with product MVLLIDSAPWHRGRPIDEAMHENPHLEFKWLPSYSPQLNPIERFWKKLRRRATHNRLFDTPGDLKTSLRASLSYFQTVRHKVKSIIEGRPKRKTTK
- a CDS encoding BBP7 family outer membrane beta-barrel protein is translated as MRRLYWALLAAPLFAGTVRAEEPSAPPATPAPVSDARPAMKDPPTGSLADCIPDCKQDVRTSCCECPRAWWHTDALLWWGQGMRTPPLVTQGGNPPAVRFGGSRLNDEMRAGARTEFGVWFDDCHFALQGSYFFLAPARSLDQFGSGLPAQPTGRPFINANTGQLAFELVPGFVTGSASTTGVTGADALVRVPVCCGTGCDTSYRVDVLAGYRYFGLNDQLAVRENLSPGAPFVPGTQITVFDSFRTENRFHGASLGAAFVGRRGGVQRGVDDAPRPRRHEP
- a CDS encoding FG-GAP repeat domain-containing protein; amino-acid sequence: MLVAPVSPSSHVKVLDGLTGALVRSFLAFEGFTGGVSLATGDVDGDGFADIVVGTASGSSHVKVFSGRTGAVLASFMSFAGYSGGVQVAAGDDTSDGRADVAVAPLHGSSHVKVFDGLTGALVRSLLAFDGFTGDITFTFEPPTGLPARLFIGAATQSSHVKVFAGESLQQSFYAYSGHTGGVRFAAGDADGNGRNELITLAAGTNHVKAFDGGIEVDSFLAAPGSGVDLAESLLWFARRRRL